In Mercenaria mercenaria strain notata chromosome 14, MADL_Memer_1, whole genome shotgun sequence, the following are encoded in one genomic region:
- the LOC128548368 gene encoding cysteine and tyrosine-rich protein 1-like, producing MLYFLCREYECYYSDGRTLYCESCCEYECCDGGDGLSGGAIAGIVVGTIILLALKVCCICARVRRYQRCTRTTIVTVPRSVVVTNQHHVGYDQTRIPTIHQPNPNQARNVNQTGYDQQVPNFEPIPPPPYESVTKQTQK from the exons atgttatattttctttgtagAGAATACGAGTGTTACTACAGTGATGGAAGAACCCTTTACTGTGAAAGCTGTTGCGAATACGAGTGTTGCGACGGTGGGGACGGACT GTCTGGTGGTGCCATTGCAGGGATTGTAGTAGGTACTATAATTCTCCTGGCGCTGAAAGTCTGCTGTATCTGTGCCCGAGTGAGGAGGTATCAACGATGTACAAGAACAACTATTGTCACTGTCCCAA GATCTGTTGTTGTAACTAATCAACACCATGTCGGCTACGACCAAACAAGAATCCCAACAATTCATCAGCCAAACCCTAATCAAGCAAGGAACGTGAACCAGACTGGATACGACCAACAAGTGCCCAATTTCGAGCCAATCCCTCCACCGCCGTATGAGAGTGTAACTAAACAAACACAGAAATGA
- the LOC123526399 gene encoding cysteine and tyrosine-rich protein 1-like: MLYFLCREYECYYSDGRTLYCESCCEYECCDGGDGLSGGAIAGIVVGTIILLALKVCCICARVRRYQRCTRTTIVTVPRSVVVTNQHHAGYDQTRIPTIHQPNPNQARNVNQTGYDQQVPNFEPIPPPPYESVTKQTQK; encoded by the exons atgttatattttctttgtagAGAATACGAGTGTTACTACAGTGATGGAAGAACCCTTTACTGTGAAAGCTGTTGCGAATACGAGTGTTGCGACGGTGGGGACGGACT GTCTGGTGGTGCCATTGCAGGGATTGTAGTAGGTACTATAATTCTCTTGGCTCTGAAAGTCTGCTGTATCTGTGCCCGAGTGAGGAGGTATCAACGATGTACAAGAACAACTATTGTCACTGTCCCAA GATCTGTTGTTGTAACTAATCAACACCATGCCGGCTACGACCAAACAAGAATCCCAACAATTCATCAGCCAAACCCTAATCAAGCAAGGAACGTGAACCAGACTGGATACGACCAACAAGTGCCCAATTTCGAGCCAATCCCTCCACCGCCGTATGAGAGTGTAACTAAACAAACACAGAAATGA